From one bacterium genomic stretch:
- a CDS encoding polyprenyl synthetase family protein, with amino-acid sequence MELKKIYQPIERDLVEFKEEIKRQLGEEDGLMKRVIEDIIESPGKLLRPTLALLAFSAGNNNRKDRNNIIKVTSIIELIHTATLIHDDVIDETTLRRHKETLHTKWGDKISVLFGDYLFSRSFAVLCQLGYPEIIRGLANTINLICEGELKQISRAYDWDLTEEEYLSIIEKKTASLFSFSCFCGGRLGKVEANEIEALVNYGLNFGIAFQMVDDCLDFVGDEKVMGKSLGSDLRKGKITLPLIYLLSSTSEEVRKKIVEFISSEQKDTSILIIKEMLQEYQVMHRCAKKIMQYMEKTKKEIKKIKNVNTRKNLIHICDYTLLNPVETFSGVNVL; translated from the coding sequence ATGGAACTAAAAAAAATTTATCAACCCATTGAAAGAGATTTAGTTGAGTTCAAGGAAGAAATAAAAAGACAACTCGGGGAAGAAGATGGTCTTATGAAACGAGTTATTGAAGATATTATTGAGTCTCCAGGTAAACTTCTCCGTCCCACTCTGGCACTGCTTGCCTTTTCAGCGGGAAACAATAACAGAAAAGATAGAAACAACATAATAAAAGTTACCTCAATAATAGAATTAATTCATACTGCTACTTTAATTCACGACGACGTAATTGACGAAACAACTCTTCGACGGCATAAGGAGACTCTTCATACCAAGTGGGGAGATAAAATTTCAGTGCTTTTTGGGGATTACTTATTTTCCCGGTCATTCGCTGTGTTATGTCAACTGGGCTATCCTGAAATTATTCGCGGTTTGGCGAATACCATTAATCTCATTTGTGAAGGCGAGTTGAAACAAATAAGCAGGGCATATGACTGGGATTTAACTGAGGAAGAGTATCTTTCCATTATCGAAAAGAAAACCGCTTCTTTGTTTTCGTTTTCCTGCTTTTGCGGAGGACGCCTGGGAAAAGTTGAAGCAAATGAGATTGAAGCATTGGTTAATTATGGTCTAAACTTTGGTATAGCTTTTCAGATGGTTGATGATTGCCTCGACTTTGTAGGCGATGAAAAGGTAATGGGGAAGTCCTTGGGTTCGGACCTACGTAAAGGGAAAATAACCCTCCCTTTGATTTATTTATTGAGTTCAACTTCTGAGGAGGTGCGGAAAAAAATTGTTGAATTTATCTCCTCGGAACAAAAAGATACAAGCATTCTTATAATTAAAGAAATGTTACAGGAATATCAGGTTATGCATCGCTGTGCGAAAAAAATAATGCAATATATGGAAAAAACCAAAAAAGAGATAAAAAAAATAAAGAACGTAAACACCAGGAAAAATCTTATACACATATGTGACTATACATTATTAAACCCCGTAGAAACTTTCAGCGGAGTAAATGTGTTATAA